TTAATTGTCTCGTAAATAACCTTTATCTCATCGGCAGGATCAGGCATGTTCAGAAGATCATCCAAGTCTGCAAAACTCATCGCTAAGGGCACCTTAGCCGATACATTAACGTGAGAACGCGTAAACCTCTCATTATCATTAAACCAAATCTCCGCCTTGCTATGATTCCAACCAATATCACATTGAAAGAAGTCTTGATATATACCGAGGTTTCGACCGGATCCCGGAAGCATAACTCGTATAGGATTAAAACCTGTGCCTAAATAACGGCGCAGAACCTTTGTCATAAAGACGGCAATCCGCACACTGTCATGGGTTTTTGCCTTTGCGTCTATCGAAGGGTTTTCATAAACCCACTTTAACAGCGGACCCACCTTTTCCCCCGCCAAAAAGGCACCTGATTGCAAACAGCTTATTCCCGTATTTATTCTACGAATAGTCGTAGCCAAATCGCTGCCAGAAAAGATCCAATGGCTGATCGGCCCCATTTTGTCGATCTTTTCATTCTTAATCATTTTTATAACAAAATCAGGGTCATTGGTTAATTTTTCTAGTTCCAAATACCATAGACTCACTTCTGCAACTGGAATTAGATTCATTGGTTCAGCAAATACTTTATCTGGTAGATTCAACTCATTGACAGATTGCCCATAGGTTTCAATTGCTTTGCGGTACAAACCTAATTGCATCATAACCCGCGAAAAATAACGATTTTGCACTTGTATCACCCCAAAACACGAATAACAGATCTAATCAATAATAGCTCAATATTAAACAAATTTGTTATTTTCCAAACTAATGACTCTGATGTCATTCATTATGGAACCATCAGTTTTTAATGAGGAATCGAGATGAGTTTATTAAGTGTCCCCTTTGTGGGTACGGGAGCCGATACCGCACTACATGTTGTTGCAGGGATAGTGCTAATCGCTAGCGTGGCTGCGGCTATATATGGTTTTTGGCGCTTCCACGAGATGCCGATTAATAAAGCTCATAGCCGAAACCACCAACAAATTGGACTGATTACCGCACTCACTTGGATTGGATTTATCTGGCATTGGGTATGGGTTATTGCCGTAATCATCGCTTTTGTTGATATCGAAAAAGCAGTCATAAATTTAAGAGACACATGGAAACACTCTCCCGCTCACACAGATAAAGAGGAAATTGAATCATGATTGAAGGTTTAGCCATTTGGGCACTCTTTATTTACCTACTCAGATTGGTGGGTATGCCGTGGAATAGCTATTCAAAAGTATTCTCCTATCTTGGCGGTGTGATGTGGTTAATGTTTGTCTGGGTCGGGCTTATTAATTACGCTCCAATGGACCTATCCGGCGGTTCTGTGGTGCAGGCACCCCATATTCAACTACGTCCTGATTCGCTTAATGTAAAGGGCAAGACCACCAAGATTCACATTAGTCCTAATCAGAAGATTGAAAAAGATCAGCTAATTTATGAGATCGATGACACCTCTTTTATCATTGCACTGAATCAAGCAGAGGTTCAACAAACCACCACAGAGTCAGCATTGAATACCGCGCTACAAGAGGTCGTCATTGCCGAAGCAAATCACACTGCGAGCCTACAAGAAATTGAAACGGCGCTGTCTCAGATTGCAGCAGCGCAGGCCGACCAGAAACTTCAAGAGAAAACACTTAAGCGATATGTGGAACAAAACAAAGCGGTGAATCACACGATTACAGAAAGTGACATCGATAAACAGGCGACCGCTTTAGAGCTATCAAAACAGAAGGTTTCAACTCAGAAGTCACAACTCGTTTCTATAAGACTTGATGTCGAGAAGGCAAAACTCAACATTGACAAAGCTGAGCTCAACGTGACAAGTCGCCAGAATGATATCTCTTCAGCAAAACAAGCGGTGGCCAAGGCTCAATGGGATCTAGATAGTACGATTGTGAAAGCGCCAACAGACGGCTTTGTAACAAACTTTATTCTACGTGAAGGGCAACGCGTCTCAACCATGCCTCGTTTACAAATGTATACCGATGAAAAATATGTGCTTATGCGAGTGAACCACCAAGCTATTCGCAATGTAAAAGCAGGGCAAACTGCAGAGTTTGCATCAGCCGTCTACCCGGGGAAAGTATTTTCAGCTGAAGTGGAAGGCATTGTAGAAGCGACCGGAGAATCACAAGGCTCACTAACCGGTTTTGACGACTCGGTTCGCGCAACAACGGGGAAAAACCTACAAAATAAGCATCACTTTGTAAGGCTAAAGATTGAAGAACCAGAAGGTTATGATATTCCAGTTGGTTCGGTAGGATTGGCATGGGTAAGTGCTGAAAAGCCAATTACCTTCCTTTCTTTTCTAGATATTATTCGTGGAATCATCATTAGAATGAAGTCACAGGTTTACTATTTTTATAGTATCTAATAAAACTCCCCGGTTTAAGCCGGGGATTTTTTATTTATAAAACTACAAACTTTTCAACCCCCACTTTTTGGCTGTCTCATCGAAGAAGCCTTGGGTTTTCTTAAGCTCTACCCAGTGATTAATATAGTTAATCCACACCTGGTCATCTTGAGGTAAAAGCATCGAAATAGGGGTCGGTTTTCGCGCATCTTTGACAGGAACAATAGCCAATTGCTTAAAGCGTTTTACCAATGTTGCTGCTTCAACGTTTGACGTTACTGATACGTCTGCACGGCGAGCAAGTAATTCTTGAAAGTCGCGAGCTGGTGCTTCAATGACAATATGTTCTGCATTCGGAAAAAAATCTTTAACCATTTTTTCCTGAACGGTGCCTAGGGTCGCGGCTACCTTAACACCCGCTTTATTTATATCACTCCAGTCATTAAATTTGTCTAACGATTTCTTTTGAACAACGGGAACAAAAGCCAAATAAAAATAGGGCTGACTATACCCCGCGACTTTCGCCCGAGACATGTTTAATGACGCACTGCCCGTAATATCATATTTGTTTGCAGTGATACCATTAACCAGCGTTTTCCAATCTGCCGCGACATATTCCACTTTTACGCCCAGATCCTTCGCCAGTTCTGTGGTGATATCAATATCAAATCCTTTGTAGCTATTCGTTGCTGGATCTTTGACTGTCATAGGGTTCCAGTCGCCTGTCGTTCCTACTTTAAGCACTCCAGAATTCAAAATTTCTTTCAGACGGCTTGTCTCTGCCGATGCGTTGCCAATACTTAGCATTGTGGTGAGAATTAGTAAGATCCATTTATTCATTGTTATTCCTATTTAATTTGTCCATAACCGTGCAGTACTTGTTAACATAGCACTTACGAGAAGAATTTCTAGAAAAGTGACCATGCCGTTTTTTCATAAGCCATATCTAATTCTTATTTTGTCCCTATCTTTACTCACTGGATGCAGTGATTATGAATGGGGTTGGTATGTACTCAACCCAAATACCGAACAAGGGGCGGCTAACCTTGGATTTTTAGTGTCAGGATTTTACGAGACGATCAATATATCCTTGATCAGCATGGGCTTAGCAATGATTATAGGGCTGCTCATTGCTTTTCTTTCGCTATCAGATTCTCGTTTACTCCGTATTATTAACAGAGTCTACGTCGAGATTATTCGTTCCATACCCGTATTGGTGCTACTGCTTTGGGTCTATTACGGAATGCCGACACTATTAGATGTTAGCCTCAATCACTTTTGGGCTGGAGTTATCGCACTCTCTATCGCAGAAAGTGCATTCCTTGCGGAAGTATTTCGTGGCGGT
This portion of the Vibrio sp. VB16 genome encodes:
- a CDS encoding HlyD family secretion protein, whose product is MIEGLAIWALFIYLLRLVGMPWNSYSKVFSYLGGVMWLMFVWVGLINYAPMDLSGGSVVQAPHIQLRPDSLNVKGKTTKIHISPNQKIEKDQLIYEIDDTSFIIALNQAEVQQTTTESALNTALQEVVIAEANHTASLQEIETALSQIAAAQADQKLQEKTLKRYVEQNKAVNHTITESDIDKQATALELSKQKVSTQKSQLVSIRLDVEKAKLNIDKAELNVTSRQNDISSAKQAVAKAQWDLDSTIVKAPTDGFVTNFILREGQRVSTMPRLQMYTDEKYVLMRVNHQAIRNVKAGQTAEFASAVYPGKVFSAEVEGIVEATGESQGSLTGFDDSVRATTGKNLQNKHHFVRLKIEEPEGYDIPVGSVGLAWVSAEKPITFLSFLDIIRGIIIRMKSQVYYFYSI
- a CDS encoding amino acid ABC transporter permease; the encoded protein is MPFFHKPYLILILSLSLLTGCSDYEWGWYVLNPNTEQGAANLGFLVSGFYETINISLISMGLAMIIGLLIAFLSLSDSRLLRIINRVYVEIIRSIPVLVLLLWVYYGMPTLLDVSLNHFWAGVIALSIAESAFLAEVFRGGIQSVSLGQHESAESLGLTYWQKMRLVILPQAIRQMLPPLGNQFVYILKMSSLVSVIGLNDLTRKANELVVNEYLPLEIYSVLVIEYLVLILIVSQGVRILEKKLEIPHH
- a CDS encoding MFS transporter, yielding MSLLSVPFVGTGADTALHVVAGIVLIASVAAAIYGFWRFHEMPINKAHSRNHQQIGLITALTWIGFIWHWVWVIAVIIAFVDIEKAVINLRDTWKHSPAHTDKEEIES
- a CDS encoding transporter substrate-binding domain-containing protein — encoded protein: MLSIGNASAETSRLKEILNSGVLKVGTTGDWNPMTVKDPATNSYKGFDIDITTELAKDLGVKVEYVAADWKTLVNGITANKYDITGSASLNMSRAKVAGYSQPYFYLAFVPVVQKKSLDKFNDWSDINKAGVKVAATLGTVQEKMVKDFFPNAEHIVIEAPARDFQELLARRADVSVTSNVEAATLVKRFKQLAIVPVKDARKPTPISMLLPQDDQVWINYINHWVELKKTQGFFDETAKKWGLKSL
- a CDS encoding AraC family transcriptional regulator; amino-acid sequence: MQNRYFSRVMMQLGLYRKAIETYGQSVNELNLPDKVFAEPMNLIPVAEVSLWYLELEKLTNDPDFVIKMIKNEKIDKMGPISHWIFSGSDLATTIRRINTGISCLQSGAFLAGEKVGPLLKWVYENPSIDAKAKTHDSVRIAVFMTKVLRRYLGTGFNPIRVMLPGSGRNLGIYQDFFQCDIGWNHSKAEIWFNDNERFTRSHVNVSAKVPLAMSFADLDDLLNMPDPADEIKVIYETINYSRHLGVPSVDNVSRLMGLSKQQFSRRLHSLGINFTTISSYVLSNLAVNLFIRGYSIEQVSASLGYTHVASFSRMFKNNRGLTPIQFLDRQH